The genomic DNA CCGCAGGAGGCGTTCCTCTCCGTATTGAAGGTGAAATGACGTGAGGCTATATCCCACAAGGAGGAATAGGGCATCGTGAAAAAAAACAAGAGGGAGCTTATCTGGGAATATACAAAGGCCATCGGAACCGCTCTCCTTCTCGCGCTCTTTATCAGGGCATATTTTGTCCAGGCATTCAAGATACCCTCGGGCTCAATGATACCGACGCTCCTCATCGGGGACCACATCCTCGTGAACAAATTTATCTACGGGACAACGATTCCCTTCACGGACAAGAGGGTCCTCATATTCACGAAGCCCGAACGAGGTGATATAATAGTCTTCAAATACCCCGAGGACCGCAGTAGGGATTTCATAAAACGGGCTATCGCCGTTGAAGGCGACACCATAGAATCGAGAAACAAGATAATCTATGTGAACGGGAAACCGGTGGAGGAGCCTTACATACAGCATACCGACCTCTC from Thermodesulfovibrionales bacterium includes the following:
- the lepB gene encoding signal peptidase I; this translates as MKKNKRELIWEYTKAIGTALLLALFIRAYFVQAFKIPSGSMIPTLLIGDHILVNKFIYGTTIPFTDKRVLIFTKPERGDIIVFKYPEDRSRDFIKRAIAVEGDTIESRNKIIYVNGKPVEEPYIQHTDLSTRPGGIEPRDNFGPIIVPKGKYFMMGDNRDQSYDSRYWGYVDMGDIRGKALIIYWSWDSKKTWPRLGRIGRLVR